The DNA sequence ATTGTGGAGAGCGGCCCGGCCGCTGCCATCTACGCCCACCCCCAGCACGCCTACACCCAGGGCCTGCTGGCCGCCATTCCCAAAGACAGCCTGGCCGACATTCGGCTGGCGGTGGCCGGGCGGGCGGCTTGATTAGTTTTTGGTTGTTCGTTGTCAGTTGTTAGTTTTTGCTCGGATGGAATCGTCCGAATGAGGCTGTTTAGGAACAAGCAGAACGTCATGCTGAGCGCAGTCGAAGCATCTCTACCGCTTCGTATGAGCCGTTTAGAGAAGCAGTAGAGATGCTTCGACAAGCTCAGCATGACGTTCTGATGGCTTCTTTTGGACCATCAAATAGTTTCCAATAACTAGCAGCCCACTACTGCTAATTAGTAACTAAAATCCTACGCTTATAACCTCGCGGCCACGGCCGCGTTTTACTTACCTACTGCCGAGCCCCGCCCGGCTTCTCCGCCCGCCGCCTCGGCTCAATTCACCTATTGGCGGCCTACGTTTTAAATGGAACCAACGAATCCCCCCCGGCCGGCCCGCGCCAAGCGCGAACAGCCCGCCCCCGCGCCCATCACCCAAGAGTTGGTGTTGCGCGCTTTTACCGACAACCCTGAGAAGGTGCTGGCTTACCGCCAGCTTTCGCGCCGCCTGGGCGTGACCACCAAGCAGCAGCGCGAAGAGATATTCAGCTACCTTAAGAAGCTGCGCCAGCTTGGGGCCATCACGTTGCTCCAGAACGACGAGTACCGCTTGGCCGATGTCAGTGTCGCTCCCGCGCCGGAGCAGCCGGCTAAAGGCAAGAAAACTGCCAAAGCCGGGGCCCCCGCCAGCCATTCGTCGGGCCGCGAGTCGGTGGCGGAGTTCGGCCAGGACCCCATCGTGCACCGCCGCCGCGAGGCCGGCTTCGACTACGTGGGCGACGATTCGCGGCCCAGCCGCGACGCGAATACCATCATCGGCACCGTGGATTTGGCCACGGCCAACTTCGCCTTTGTGATACCCGAGGCGGAAGGCGGCGACGATATCCGCGTGTTCACCGATCAGCTTAAGTTTGCTTTGCAGGGCGATGTAGTGCGGGTGCGGATGCGCGGCTCGCGCGATGGCCGCCCGGTGGGCGATGTGGTGGAAGTGCTCAAGCGGCAGCGCCCCGAGGTGGTGGGCCGCCTGCAAGTACAGGGCACGCTGGGCTTTGTGAAGCCCGACAACCGCAAGATGTACTTCGACGTGTTCGTGCCGCCGCATGCCCTGGGCGATGCCCGCAACGGCGACAAGGTACTCGTGCGCATCGTGGAGTTTCCGGAGGACAGCCACCGCCAGCCGGTGGGCGAGGTGGTGCGTACCTTCGGCCAGGCCGGCGGCAATGAAGCCGAGATTAACGCCATCATGGCCGAGTTCGGTTTGCCGTTTGAGTTTCCGTCGGAAGTGGAGGAAGAGTCGGAAGCCATTTCCGATGTCATCCCCGAGTCAGAAATTGCCCTGCGCCGTGACTTCCGCAACGTCACCACGTTCACCATTGACCCGGCCGACGCCAAGGATTTCGACGACGCGCTGTCCATTGAAAAGCTGGAAAATGGCAACTGGGAAATCGGCGTCCACATCGCCGATGTGACCCACTACGTGCGCCCCAACACCGAGCTGGAGCGCGAGGGCAAGCACCGCGCCACGTCGGTGTACCTCGTGGATCGTGTGATTCCGATGCTGCCCGAGCGGCTCTCCAACGGCCTCTGCTCGCTGCGGCCCAACGAAGATAAGCTGACCTTTTCGGCAGTATTTGAGTTGGACGAGCAGGGCAAGCTGTACGAGTCGTGGTTCGGCAAAACCATCATTCACTCCGACCGCCGCTTCGCATACGAAGATGCGCAGGAGCGCATCGAAACCGGCGAGGGCGACTACGCCGAGGAGGTGAATATGCTCAACGGCATCGCCAAAAAGCTGCACGCCCAACGCTTCAAGCAGGGGGCCATCAGCTTCGAAACCCAGGAGGTGAAGTTCCGCCTGGCTCCCGACGGCAGGCCGCTCGGCGTATACGTGAAGGAGCGAAAGGATGCGCACAAGCTCATTGAGGAGTTCATGCTGCTGGCCAACCGCAAGGTGGCCGAGTTCGTGTTCAACCTCAAAAAGACCAAGCCGCGCTACACGATGGTGTACCGCACCCACGACGCCCCCGAGCCCGAGCGGCTCCAGAACTTCGCCCTCTTTGCCCAGAAGTTCGGCTATACCCTCAAGCTTGATAACCCCAAAAAGGTGAGTACCGAGCTGAATACCCTGAGCGAGGAAGTGATGGGCAAGCCCGAGCAGAACGTGCTCCAGGGCCTGGCCATCCGCACCATGTCGAAGGCCATTTACTCGACCGAGCCGCTGGGCCACTTCGGCCTGGCGTTTGCGCACTACTCGCACTTCACCTCGCCTATCCGTCGCTACCCCGACATGATGGCCCACCGCCTGTTGGAGCACTACCTGCTGGGCGGCAAGAACGTGCCCGTAGAGCCGGTGGAGGACGAGTGCAAGCACTCGTCGGCCCGTGAGAAACTGGCGGCCAACGCCGAGCGCGCCAGCATCAAATTCAAGCAGGTCGAGTTCATGGCCAACGAGATTGGCAACGTCTTCAAGGGCGTGGTGTCGGGCCTGACAGAGCGCGGCATGTACATCGAGATTGAATCGAACAAGTGCGAGGGCATGGTACGCCTGAGCGACATTCCGGGCGACACCTTCGAGCTGGATAAAGACAACTACCGCATCGTGGGCCGCGGCAGCAAGCGCATCATCCAGTTCGGCGACGAGCTGGACGTGGTGGTGAAGTCGGCTAACCTGCTCGACCGTACCATCGACTTCGACCTCGTGGACAACCGGCCCGACGACGTGAAGCGCCGCGAAGCCGAAGAGCGGAAGGCCCAGCGCAGCGCCCCCCGCGGCTACCGCGAGCATTCGGGCGATGGCCACAAGGGCGGCTCGAAAGGAGGCCCCAAGGGCGGTAACCGCCGCCGCTAGTTTTCAATGATTGGCACTGCACTGTCATCCTGAACGCGGCGAAGCGGAGTGAAGGACCTAGCGAGAATTGAACAACACGCAGTAGCTAGTCACTGCTAATTGTTCAGCTTTTTCAAGGTCCTTCACTCCGCTTCGCTGCGTTCAGGATGACACCTGCTACCAACCGAGATACTGTCAAAAGCTGTTCTTTGTACCCACATGACTCCGCAAGACTTCCCCGCCCACATCACCGCCGCCCTCGCCCAGCTCCACTACGGTGAGGCCCCCGACACGCTCTACGAGCCCATCCGCTACATCATGGGCCTGGGTGGGAAACGCATCCGGCCGCTGCTCACACTGCTGGGGGCCCACCTCTTCACCGACGACCTGGGGCCCGTCACCAAGCCCGCCCTGGCCACGGAGGTGTTCCACAACTTCACCCTGCTGCACGACGATCTGATGGACCAGGCCCCGCTGCGCCGCGGCCAGCCCACGGTGCACGAAAAATGGAACCCCAACGTGGCCATCCTCAGCGGCGACGTGATGCTGGTGCGGGCCTACGGGCTGTTTCTCGACGTGGCGCCGGCGCTGCTGCCGGTGGTGCTGCGCCGCTTCAGCCAAACGGCCGCCGAGGTATGCGAGGGCCAGCAGTGGGACATGAACTTCGAGACCGAAGCCCAAGTCAGCATCCCGCAGTACCTGGACATGATTCGCCTGAAAACGGCCGTGCTCCTGGGCTTCTGCCTGGAGCTGGGGGCCCGCCTCGCCGGGGCCACAGCGGCAGACGCCGAGCACCTGCGTCATTTCGGCACCGACATCGGTTTGGCCTTCCAGCTGCGCGACGACTTGCTGGACGTGTATGGCGACGCCGCCACGTTCGGCAAGCGGGTGGGCGGCGACATCGTGTCGGACAAGAAAACCTACCTGCTCCTCACCGCCCAGGCCCAGGCCAGCGCCGCCCAGCGCGCCGTACTGGCCCAGCACATCGGCCAGCCCGTGGCCGACGCCGACGCCAAAGTAGCCGCCGTGCGCGCCGTGTACGACGAGCTCAATATCCGGCCTCAGACCGAAGCCCTCATCAACGACTACTTCCAGCAGGCCCTGCATCATCTGGCCCGCGTGGGGGCCCCCGAGGCCCGCAAACAACCCCTGCACCACCTCGCCCTCCAGCTCATGGAGCGCGAAAAATAACCCGCCGTGTTCAGCCCCATCATCGTCATCATCGCCCTCACGGTCCTCGTGTCGGCCTACGCCCTGTCCAAGCCCGAGTTCATGAACGCCTGGATCCTCGAACCGGCCCTCATGGCCCGGCGCGGGCAGTGGTACCGCTTCCTCACCTCCGGCTTCTTGCACGCCGACTGGGGCCACTTACTGTTCAATATGTTCGCCTTTTACTCCTTCAGCAACGTGGTGCTGGGGGCCCTGGCGGGCAACTTCGGGCAGCTGCCGGGCCTGGGCTGGTTCATGCTGCTCTACCTGGGTGGCATTATCCTCTCCGACGTGCCCACCTACTACCGCCACCGCCGCGATGCCAACTACCGTAGCCTGGGGGCCTCAGGCGGCGTATCGGCGGTGGTGTTTGCCAGCATCCTGCTGTTCCCGGTGGCGCCGGGCGGGGGCGGCATCATCATCTTCCCCATCCCGTTTCCCATCCAGCCGTTCCTGTTCGGCTTCCTGTACCTGTTCTACTCGTGGTACCAAGGCCGTCGCCGGGGCGATAACATCAACCACGACGCCCACTTCTACGGGGCCCTGTTCGGCGTCGTGCTGATAGTGGCGCTGCTGCCGGCTACTGCTCCCCAATTCTTCATGCAGGTTCAGCAGTTCGTTTATTCAAAATTCTGATTATCAATTATTTATATATAATAAACCCGGTTTTTATATACCTAATTTTATTAAGGCGCGTAGAAGGCCACATATTCACCCCTTTCACTTGACTCCAATGCGCACCTTCAACTCTCTCACTTCGCGCGCACCCCTCGCTGCGCTCCTGCTGCCCTTGCTGCTGCTGGCCACCTCGTGCAGCCGCTACACCAACAATGGCAACCTAGCCATCTGGGGCTACGTGCTATTAGCCCTCGACGTACTGGCGCTGCTCGACGTTTTTCGTCAATCCTGGGATATTGGCAAGAAAATTCTTTGGGCCGCTATCATCTTCTTCTTCCCCCTGGGCGGCCTGATTATCTACTATCTCTTCGCGGGTCGCGGCAGATAACCCGCCGACGCGCTTTAAAAGCAAAGGGCCGGCCCGTCGTGATGACGGGCCGGCCCTTTGCTTTTAAAGCGCGTCGGCGGAGCTGCTATTGCAGCATCTTCCGCTTTTCCAGGCTGGCTGCGCCGCGTAGCAGTTCCCCTACGTTCGTGATTTCGGTCATCTGCCAGTGGTCGCCCCGGCGCAGCATTTTCACTTCCACCACCATCGTGGTGTCGTAGCGCGGCTGAGAGAACCCAATGCCAACCAGCGCCTGCTCACCCTGTTCAGTGGCGTATTTAATGCCCTTGAATTTGCTGTCGGGGCCCATCACTTTGCCCGCCAGGCCCAGGATGGATATGTTCGCGCCGTGCTTCGGCCCTGCTGCCGCCGCTGCCGCCACCGACCCGGTTTCGACGTAGCGCACCACTTCCTTGCGGGCGGCGCTGGCCAGCGCCGGTTTTAGCATGCGCAGGGCCCCGCCCATCATCAGGCCCCCGCCCGGCACCAGGGCCGTCAGCAGCGAGCCCTGGCTGGCCACGTTGTCGACCAGATGGGAGGTGACGCTGCCTACATCCACAAACTTTTCGAAGCTGGCCACGTCGTGCGCCTGCACGGCTGCCGCGGCTTGTACCAGGGCCCCGGTTGGGCCGTCCTTTTTACTTTTCACGTAGTAATAGGCCCCGGCAGCTAGGGCCAGCAATACGACGAACAGAAGCAGTTTTTTCATTAGTAAGCGGATAAAAGCGCGGTATTGGTGAGAAACAGGGTAAGCAATGAAACGATCAGAAGGCGTTCAAAATTACCTTCACCTACGTCCGGCACGAAATTTTTCGTGCGGCAATTAGCAAAAGGCACGCACGCCAGTAGTCATTCATGCCAACCGCCAACTGCACCGCCCCCAAGCGCCCCGAAGTGCACGGCCACCGGGGTTGCCGGGGCCTACTCCCCGAAAATACCTTACCCGGATTTCTGCACGCCGCCGCGCTGGGCGTGGATGTGCTGGAAATGGACGTAGTCATTTCGGCCGATCAGCAAGTGGTGGTGTCGCACGATCCGTGGCTGGCTACCCACCTTTGCCGCGATGCGGAAGGCCTTCGCATCGCTCCGGCCGAAGAGCGCCAGCACAACCTATACCACATGTCTTACGCCGCTATTCGGCAGTGCGACTGTGGGAGCTTGCCCCATGCTGGCTTCCCAGAGCAGCAGCCGGTAGCCGCACCCAAACCACTATTGCGCGAAGTGCTGGCTGCCACCGAAGCCTTGCCGCGCCCGCCCGGAGCCAGGCGTCTGCGCTATTCCGTCGAGATAAAATGTACCCCTTCTGGCGACAATCTTTACCACCCCGAGCCAGCGCAATTCCTAGCCTTGGTATTAGCCGAACTGGTAGCCGCTGGGGTAGTGGCCCACACGACACTGCTGTGTTTCGACCCGCGCATATTGCGCTTGGCCCGCGCCCAGCGTGGCCTTGGTTTGGCCCTGTGCCTGCTCAGCGAAAGCGGCCAGCCCTGGCCCAACGCCATAGCTGAGTTGGGCTTTCGGCCGGACGTTTTTGGGCCCAACTACGAGTCGGTTACCCCAATTGCTGTAGCAGAGCTCCGCCGCCTGTACCCGGGCACTGGCTTGGTGCCGTGGACTGTAAACAACCCCGTGGACATACGCCACGTGGTGTCAATGGGCGTTGAGGGACTGACTACCGATTACCCCAACCGATTACGGGCTATTTTAGGGTAGATAGCGGGAAATAATTACAAATGAACAAGTTTATTACAAAAAATGATACATTATATTTATGTGTAACAAAATTAAGTACTGTTACAAATTACAGTTTGTATTTTCGTCCGGTTGTAACGCCACTCATTTTGCTTAGATGTTTTGTTTTGTTACTGTATTTGATACATCTTTGTATTACTCGTTCTGATCCATTACCCAGATGCCACATCAAGGCGAAATCCTTCAAGAAGCCATCAAAAGCAGCGGTATCTCCATCACGCGTATTGTGGAGGAGATGGGCATTACACGCCCAACGATCTACCGTAAATTTAAAGAAGATACAATCGACTACAATTTCGTAAAGCGAGTCGGTGATGTGATTGGGCATGATTTTGCGAATGACTTTACAGTTTCGCTACAGTCATCCTTGCCTTTTGTAACACAACAGTCAACCGTTACACTTCGTTCTCCTGTTACATCTCGTGTAACGCCGCCTGTAATCGTTGATAACAGCCTTTCTGGCCAGTTATTGGTGCTCCAAAACAAGTACATCGCCTTGCTCGAAGCCTACAATGAGTTACTCTTGAAAGTGTACGGGCCCCGGTAACAAAAATGTTCCACGTGAAACATTTTTGTCATTAAACAATCTAAATAAATTGAGTTAGGAGTTACAGGAAAACCACTTCCTTGACTACCGCTTCGCCTACTTCGGCGTTGATGAGTTCAAGGACCTTTGTCTTGGCCATCATCAATTCGTGCTTCAGTGGGGCCGATGTTAGCCGGACGAAAAGCTTGCCTTGGTGCACGTACACTTCCTTGGTTTTAAGGGCGACCGGCTTCCCCATCACCCGCTCCCAACTGGCCACCACGGTCACCTCGTTCAGCTTGCCTTGCAAGCGGTAGGCTTTCACAAGGGCCGCTAAGCCGTCCTTCAAATCGATGACATCGTTGCGGCGGGAGGAAGCGGAGGGGCCTGGTTTTTTCACGGAGGGGCAGCGGAACCGGGAGGGGTGAGGGCCCCCGTAAAAACAACGAGCGGCTCCTCTGGCCCTGCGGCAAGGGTAGGCAACAAAGATACTCCGTGCCCGCGGAGCGGCTTGCTCCTACAGTTGCGCCGCAGTGCCGCCCTGCACGCGGAACCGGCGGATGTCTCCGCGCACGTTGGCCAAAGCCCGGTCGGTGCGCGCCAGGTTGGTATCGGTGAGGAATACCTGGCCGAAGGTGTCGTCGGCTACTAACTCAAGCAGCCGCGCAATGCGCTTGTCGTCGAGCCGGTCGAAGATGTCGTCGAGTAGCAGCAGGGGCTTGGCCGCTCCAGTGCCCGCCGTAGTCAGTCGTGAAGTGAGGATTTCGAACTGGGCCAGCTTGAGGGCAATGGCGTAGGATTTCTGCTGGCCCTGCGACGCATAGCTCTTAACGGGCAAGCCGTCCATCAGGAAAACAAAGTCGTCGCGGTGGGCCCCGGTGGTAGTGCGCTGCATAACCAAGTCGCGGCGCTCATTCTGGCGCAGCAGCTGGTCGAAGTCGGTGTCCAGTAATTGGCTTTTGTAAGTAAGCGAAACCTCTTCCCGGCCGTCGGCCAGCTGCTGGTAGTGCTGCTGGAAGATGGGCGTGAAGCGTTCCAGGAAAGCCGCCCGCTGCTGGCTGAGCCCCGTACCCAACGGCACCAGCTGGTCATCAATCGCCAGCAGGTAATCGCGGTCGAAGCCGTGGGCGGGGCGGTCGGCGGCTTGCTTCAGCAGGGCATTGCGTTGGCGCAGCAGAGCGTTGTAAGCCATGAGCACGTCCAGAAACCCGTGGTCGTACTGCGAGAGCAAGCTGTCGAAATACTTCCGCCGTTCCTCGCTGCCTTCGCGGATGAGGTCGGTATCATAAGGAGATACCAGCACGGCGGGATAGCGGCCAATGTGGTCGGCCATGCGCTCGTAATGCTGCTTATTGTGCGTCAGCGTCTTTTTCTGGCCTTGGCGCAAACTTACCTGGATGGTTTCGGCATCTGTGCCTTCGCCAGCACTAAATTTACCCTTAACTACAAAAAAATCAGCACCTTGCTTAATACTATTGGCGTCCACGGCCGTTAGGGCGCTCTTAGTGAGCGATAAGTAGTGGATGGCGTCGAGCAAGTTGGTTTTGCCACTGCCGTTATCGCCGATAAAGCAGTTGAGGCCGGGGGCGAATTGCAGCGCTGCCGCTTCGTAATTCTTGAAAAAAAGCAGTTGCAACGAGTCTAAGGTCATCGGGTTGTCGGTAGTACGGGCAGTTTTACGTAATTTCGCCCTTCCAACGCGAATAACTCATACGTGCTATGGTGGATACAAAAGTAAAAGACGCCCCTAAAAATGCGCCCGGTGCACCTACTGGCAACGGCAAAGCCGAGCAAGTAACCACCGCGCCGCAGCCCGATGCTGCCAGGCCAGGCCCCGACCGACCGGTGGACGCCGAGGGCGGAGCCGAGCCCCAGGCGCAAGCCGTGGCAGCGCCTGCCTTCCCCAAGGAAACCTACCTGCGCTGGTACGAGCAAATGCAGCTCATGCGCAAGTTTGAGGAAAAAGCCGGCCAGCTTTATGGCCAGCAAAAAATTAAAGGCTTTTGCCACCTCTACATCGGCCAGGAGGCGTGCGTAGCCGGGGCTATATCGGCGTTGGAGCAGGGCGACAAATATATCACCGCGTACCGCGACCACGCCCACCCGCTGGCCCTGGGCACCTCGCCCAACGCCGTGATGGCCGAGCTGTACGCCAAGGCCACTGGCTGCTCGAAGGGCAAGGGCGGCTCGATGCACATGTTCGACAAAGAGGTTGGGTTCATGGGTGGCCACGGCATTGTGGGCGGCCAGATTCCGATGGCTGCGGGCATTGCCTTTACCGAGAAATATAACAAAACCGGCAAGCTCTGCATCTGCTACATGGGCGATGGCGCCGTGCGCCAGGGGGCCCTGCACGAGGCCTTCAATATGGCCATGCTGTGGAAGCTCCCCGTCATTTTTGTGGTGGAAAACAACGGCTACGCCATGGGCACGTCGGTGCAGCGCTCGTCCAACATGACGGAGCTGTACAAGCTGGGCCTGAGCTACGACATGCCGTCGCAGTCGGTGAATGCCATGCAGGTGGAAGACGTGCACCACGCCGTGGCCCAGGCCGCCGAGCGCGCCCGTGCCGGCGATGGCCCCACGTTCCTGGAGTTCCGCACCTACCGCTACAAGGGCCACTCGATGAGCGACCCGGCGAAGTACCGCACCAAGGAAGAGCTAGAAGAGAAGCGCACCCACGACAGTATCGAGGCCGTGCGCCACACTATTCTGGAAAACCAAATGGCCACCGAAGACGACTTGAACGCCATCGACGAGCGCATCAAGGGCGAGGTGCAGGCCGCGGTCGAGTTTGCCGAGGTTTCGCCGTACCCCACGCCCGACGAGTTGTATAAGGACGTGTATGTGCAAACAGATTACCCTTACATCCACGACTAATTGCGTTGCCGAGGAACTGCTCGTCTGGCAGGGTCCGATTCGTCCATTTCAGGATACCATGTCTAAAATTCCGTTCACTGGCAAAAGCCAGCAGGCCCGCCAGGGGCAAGTGCAACAGGCCGTGCCCGCCGACCCGCTGGCCCCGGCCGAAAACTACGCCACGGAAAACCCGTTGCTCGAAGACCCCGATGCCCTGGCCGCCCGCTTGGTCGAATCGGAGGACTTCGTGCGCAACAACCGCAACCTGCTGCTGGGTATTCTGGCGGTGGTAGTTGCGGCCATCGTAGGTGGTTTTGGCTACTACACCTGGCGCGGCCAGCAAACCCAGAAAGCCCAGACTGCCATGTTCCGGGCCGTGGACGCCTGGGAGGCAGACTCGCTGAAGAAGGCCATGAAGGGCGACGGCCGGGCCCCCGGCCTGGCCACCGTAGCCAATGAGTACGGCAGCACCAAGGCCGGCAACCTGGCCAACTTCTACGCCGGCGTGGCTTCGCTAAAGGAAGGCAAGTACAAAGATGCCCTCGATTACCTGGAGGACTTTAGCTCGGACGACTACCTGGTGCAGAGCCGTGCCTACTCCCTGATGGGCGACGCGCAGCTGGAGTTGAACAAACCCAAGGAAGCCGCCGACCTCTATGCCAAAGCCGCCGACCACAAGGCCAACGAATTCTTCTCGCCTGGCTATCTGATGAAGGAAGCCATGGCCCGGGAGCTAGCCAAAGACAGCGACGGCGCCCTCAAGGCCTACGACCGCATCCTCAACGAATACCCCGCGGCCCAGGAAGTAGCCGAGGCCCGGCAGTTCAAGGCCCGGTTGC is a window from the Hymenobacter nivis genome containing:
- the rnr gene encoding ribonuclease R, whose amino-acid sequence is MEPTNPPRPARAKREQPAPAPITQELVLRAFTDNPEKVLAYRQLSRRLGVTTKQQREEIFSYLKKLRQLGAITLLQNDEYRLADVSVAPAPEQPAKGKKTAKAGAPASHSSGRESVAEFGQDPIVHRRREAGFDYVGDDSRPSRDANTIIGTVDLATANFAFVIPEAEGGDDIRVFTDQLKFALQGDVVRVRMRGSRDGRPVGDVVEVLKRQRPEVVGRLQVQGTLGFVKPDNRKMYFDVFVPPHALGDARNGDKVLVRIVEFPEDSHRQPVGEVVRTFGQAGGNEAEINAIMAEFGLPFEFPSEVEEESEAISDVIPESEIALRRDFRNVTTFTIDPADAKDFDDALSIEKLENGNWEIGVHIADVTHYVRPNTELEREGKHRATSVYLVDRVIPMLPERLSNGLCSLRPNEDKLTFSAVFELDEQGKLYESWFGKTIIHSDRRFAYEDAQERIETGEGDYAEEVNMLNGIAKKLHAQRFKQGAISFETQEVKFRLAPDGRPLGVYVKERKDAHKLIEEFMLLANRKVAEFVFNLKKTKPRYTMVYRTHDAPEPERLQNFALFAQKFGYTLKLDNPKKVSTELNTLSEEVMGKPEQNVLQGLAIRTMSKAIYSTEPLGHFGLAFAHYSHFTSPIRRYPDMMAHRLLEHYLLGGKNVPVEPVEDECKHSSAREKLAANAERASIKFKQVEFMANEIGNVFKGVVSGLTERGMYIEIESNKCEGMVRLSDIPGDTFELDKDNYRIVGRGSKRIIQFGDELDVVVKSANLLDRTIDFDLVDNRPDDVKRREAEERKAQRSAPRGYREHSGDGHKGGSKGGPKGGNRRR
- a CDS encoding polyprenyl synthetase family protein produces the protein MTPQDFPAHITAALAQLHYGEAPDTLYEPIRYIMGLGGKRIRPLLTLLGAHLFTDDLGPVTKPALATEVFHNFTLLHDDLMDQAPLRRGQPTVHEKWNPNVAILSGDVMLVRAYGLFLDVAPALLPVVLRRFSQTAAEVCEGQQWDMNFETEAQVSIPQYLDMIRLKTAVLLGFCLELGARLAGATAADAEHLRHFGTDIGLAFQLRDDLLDVYGDAATFGKRVGGDIVSDKKTYLLLTAQAQASAAQRAVLAQHIGQPVADADAKVAAVRAVYDELNIRPQTEALINDYFQQALHHLARVGAPEARKQPLHHLALQLMEREK
- a CDS encoding rhomboid family intramembrane serine protease codes for the protein MFSPIIVIIALTVLVSAYALSKPEFMNAWILEPALMARRGQWYRFLTSGFLHADWGHLLFNMFAFYSFSNVVLGALAGNFGQLPGLGWFMLLYLGGIILSDVPTYYRHRRDANYRSLGASGGVSAVVFASILLFPVAPGGGGIIIFPIPFPIQPFLFGFLYLFYSWYQGRRRGDNINHDAHFYGALFGVVLIVALLPATAPQFFMQVQQFVYSKF
- a CDS encoding PLD nuclease N-terminal domain-containing protein, with the protein product MRTFNSLTSRAPLAALLLPLLLLATSCSRYTNNGNLAIWGYVLLALDVLALLDVFRQSWDIGKKILWAAIIFFFPLGGLIIYYLFAGRGR
- a CDS encoding glycerophosphodiester phosphodiesterase family protein, whose protein sequence is MPTANCTAPKRPEVHGHRGCRGLLPENTLPGFLHAAALGVDVLEMDVVISADQQVVVSHDPWLATHLCRDAEGLRIAPAEERQHNLYHMSYAAIRQCDCGSLPHAGFPEQQPVAAPKPLLREVLAATEALPRPPGARRLRYSVEIKCTPSGDNLYHPEPAQFLALVLAELVAAGVVAHTTLLCFDPRILRLARAQRGLGLALCLLSESGQPWPNAIAELGFRPDVFGPNYESVTPIAVAELRRLYPGTGLVPWTVNNPVDIRHVVSMGVEGLTTDYPNRLRAILG
- a CDS encoding helix-turn-helix domain-containing protein; the encoded protein is MPHQGEILQEAIKSSGISITRIVEEMGITRPTIYRKFKEDTIDYNFVKRVGDVIGHDFANDFTVSLQSSLPFVTQQSTVTLRSPVTSRVTPPVIVDNSLSGQLLVLQNKYIALLEAYNELLLKVYGPR
- a CDS encoding DUF721 domain-containing protein, with the translated sequence MKKPGPSASSRRNDVIDLKDGLAALVKAYRLQGKLNEVTVVASWERVMGKPVALKTKEVYVHQGKLFVRLTSAPLKHELMMAKTKVLELINAEVGEAVVKEVVFL
- the recF gene encoding DNA replication/repair protein RecF (All proteins in this family for which functions are known are DNA-binding proteins that assist the filamentation of RecA onto DNA for the initiation of recombination or recombinational repair.), which translates into the protein MTLDSLQLLFFKNYEAAALQFAPGLNCFIGDNGSGKTNLLDAIHYLSLTKSALTAVDANSIKQGADFFVVKGKFSAGEGTDAETIQVSLRQGQKKTLTHNKQHYERMADHIGRYPAVLVSPYDTDLIREGSEERRKYFDSLLSQYDHGFLDVLMAYNALLRQRNALLKQAADRPAHGFDRDYLLAIDDQLVPLGTGLSQQRAAFLERFTPIFQQHYQQLADGREEVSLTYKSQLLDTDFDQLLRQNERRDLVMQRTTTGAHRDDFVFLMDGLPVKSYASQGQQKSYAIALKLAQFEILTSRLTTAGTGAAKPLLLLDDIFDRLDDKRIARLLELVADDTFGQVFLTDTNLARTDRALANVRGDIRRFRVQGGTAAQL
- the pdhA gene encoding pyruvate dehydrogenase (acetyl-transferring) E1 component subunit alpha, whose translation is MVDTKVKDAPKNAPGAPTGNGKAEQVTTAPQPDAARPGPDRPVDAEGGAEPQAQAVAAPAFPKETYLRWYEQMQLMRKFEEKAGQLYGQQKIKGFCHLYIGQEACVAGAISALEQGDKYITAYRDHAHPLALGTSPNAVMAELYAKATGCSKGKGGSMHMFDKEVGFMGGHGIVGGQIPMAAGIAFTEKYNKTGKLCICYMGDGAVRQGALHEAFNMAMLWKLPVIFVVENNGYAMGTSVQRSSNMTELYKLGLSYDMPSQSVNAMQVEDVHHAVAQAAERARAGDGPTFLEFRTYRYKGHSMSDPAKYRTKEELEEKRTHDSIEAVRHTILENQMATEDDLNAIDERIKGEVQAAVEFAEVSPYPTPDELYKDVYVQTDYPYIHD
- a CDS encoding tetratricopeptide repeat protein, giving the protein MSKIPFTGKSQQARQGQVQQAVPADPLAPAENYATENPLLEDPDALAARLVESEDFVRNNRNLLLGILAVVVAAIVGGFGYYTWRGQQTQKAQTAMFRAVDAWEADSLKKAMKGDGRAPGLATVANEYGSTKAGNLANFYAGVASLKEGKYKDALDYLEDFSSDDYLVQSRAYSLMGDAQLELNKPKEAADLYAKAADHKANEFFSPGYLMKEAMARELAKDSDGALKAYDRILNEYPAAQEVAEARQFKARLQK